One segment of Toxotes jaculatrix isolate fToxJac2 chromosome 8, fToxJac2.pri, whole genome shotgun sequence DNA contains the following:
- the LOC121186250 gene encoding macrophage mannose receptor 1-like has translation MDYTELLIFVFLGSGLTPCSHALLRQYHFVNLPMNWSDAQHYCRVKHTDLATFESSDDFSGLNRPLVDTSWLWIGLYDDPKSWKGIMGNDANSWRWSTTGKTSETDYSNWAPGQPDNQGGNQSCVSMKADGMWNDEICPCKLYFICYMDSSPPGTKAYTLVYQGQTWEGAQAHCRAHFTDLAMITNAQEDAAVAAVKSINHVWIGLYRVPWMWSDKSSSSLRNWANDQPNNYVGNQYCVVESPDHSWSDESCDSKYSFWCQGALKVKFTVVRIKIETAADLSDPATNTQILQQLGARSKALLPEVNLRWMIQPRKQINELKKPLEEDVLCN, from the exons ATGGATTACACAGAGCTTTTGATTTTTGTCTTCTTGG GATCTGGCCTCACTCCCTGCTCCCACGCCCTCCTTCGTCAGTACCACTTTGTCAACCTGCCGATGAACTGGTCCGACGCTCAGCATTACTGCAGAGTGAAACACACTGATCTGGCAACCTTTGAAAGCTCGGACGACTTCAGTGGGTTGAACAGACCACTTGTGGACACCTCATGGTTGTGGATCGGACTGTATGACGATCCAAAATCCTGGAAGGGAATTATGGGCAATGATGCAAACTCCTGGAGATGGTCAACAACTGGCAAAACAAGTGAGACTGATTACAGCAACTGGGCGCCTGGTCAACCAGATAATCAGGGAGGAAATCAGAGCTGTGTGTCAATGAAGGCGGATGGAATGTGGAACGATGAAATATGTCCctgtaaattatattttatctgTTACATGG ATTCAAGTCCTCCAGGCACGAAAGCATATACTCTCGTTTACCAGGGACAGACGTGGGAAGGTGCGCAGGCTCACTGCAGAGCACACTTCACGGACCTGGCTATGATCACGAATGCTCAGGAAGACGCAGCGGTGGCAGCAGTGAAATCAATAAATCATGTGTGGATTGGCTTGTACCGTGTGCCATGGATGTGGTCCGACAAAAGCAGCAGCTCCCTCAGGAATTGGGCAAATGACCAGCCAAATAACTATGTTGGGAACCAGTATTGTGTGGTGGAGAGCCCGGACCACAGCTGGTCTGATGAGAGCTGTGACTCCAAATATTCCTTCTGGTGCCaaggag CCCTGAAAGTGAAGTTCACCGTGGTGAGGATAAAGATTGAGACTGCTGCTGACCTCTCAGATCCAGCTACAAACACCCAGATTCTACAGCAG CTGGGTGCAAGGAGCAAGGCTTTACTGCCTGAAGTTAACCTGAGGTGGATGATTCAACCCAGAAAACAGATAAAcgaactgaagaagcctctggAGGAAGATGTTCTTTGTAACTGA
- the LOC121186252 gene encoding macrophage mannose receptor 1-like, translated as MDYTEFLIFVFLGFCLPTSCLRRHFHYVNLTLTWSGARQYCREKYTDLASIRSMEDIRMLERPALNTSHAWIGLSDDPESWKKTTCNDANSWKWSATGQMSASRYTVWLSGEPNNGYLQFCGMMYHDGSWTDEACEDFRSFVCVAGTAVNTKTFVYVPIELRWADARDYCRKNYTDLAVIENSDENTEVYQAKPGSVSVWIGLYRTPWTWTDGSNSLFRNWQSGQPDNSNLHQFCAAENAQHEWSDLDCNTQNTFVCHEDPKGMVVKMKFQTSADMTDPAIDSQFIQQLGALLKRRGLMDIKLQWKIQPRKQENDQEELPGAQCT; from the exons ATGGATTACACagagtttttgatttttgtctTCTTGG GATTTTGCCTCCCCACCTCTTGCCTCCGTCGTCATTTCCACTATGTCAACTTGACACTGACCTGGAGTGGTGCTCGACAGTactgcagagagaaatacaCCGACCTGGCTTCCATCAGAAGTATGGAGGACATACGTATGTTGGAAAGACCTGCTTTGAACACCTCACATGCATGGATTGGACTGAGTGATGACCCAGAATCATGGAAGAAAACCACGTGCAATGATGCCAACTCCTGGAAATGGTCAGCAACTGGTCAAATGAGCGCATCTCGTTATACCGTCTGGCTTTCTGGTGAACCAAACAACGGGTATTTACAGTTCTGTGGTATGATGTACCACGATGGATCATGGACTGATGAAGCCTGTGAAGATTTCAgaagttttgtttg TGTTGCAGgaacagcagtaaacacaaaaaccTTTGTGTATGTCCCAATTGAGCTACGGTGGGCTGATGCCCGAGATTACTGCAGAAAGAACTACACTGATTTGGCTGTGATTGAAAACTCTGATGAAAATACTGAAGTCTACCAAGCAAAACCAGGATCTGTTTCTGTATGGATTGGTCTGTACCGAACTCCATGGACTTGGACTGATGGCAGCAACAGCTTATTCAGAAACTGGCAAAGTGGACAACCAGATAACAGTAATCTTCACCAGTTCTGTGCGGCTGAGAACGCTCAGCATGAATGGAGTGATTTGGACTGTAATACCCAGAACACTTTCGTTTGCCATGAAG ATCCAAAAGGGATGGTGGTGAAGATGAAGTTTCAGACCAGCGCTGACATGACAGATCCAGCTATTGACTCCCAGTTCATCCAGCAG CTGGGTGCACTGCTAAAACGCCGGGGACTGATGGACATTAAGCTGCAATGGAAGATTCAGcccagaaaacaggaaaacgaTCAAGAGGAACTCCCAGGAGCTCAGTGCACTTAA
- the LOC121185521 gene encoding lithostathine-like, which yields MHSTGGWNDASCEDLYSFVCYTGTAVNTKTFVYVPIELRWADARDYCRKNYTDLAVIENAYENTEVYQAKPQSVAVWIGLYRTPWTWTDGSNSLFRNWQSGQPDNANVNEFCAAENAQHEWSDFDCNVQNTFVCHEDPKGMVVKMKFQTSANMTDPAIQSQFIQQLGALLKRRGLMDIKLQWKIRPRKQENDQEELPGAQCT from the exons ATGCACTCCACCGGAGGATGGAATGATGCATCCTGTGAAGATTtgtacagttttgtttgttataCTG gaacagcagtaaacacaaaaaccTTTGTGTATGTCCCAATTGAGCTACGATGGGCTGATGCCCGAGATTACTGCAGAAAGAACTACACCGATTTGGCTGTGATTGAAAACGCTTATGAAAATACTGAAGTCTACCAAGCAAAACCACAATCCGTTGCTGTATGGATTGGTCTGTACCGAACTCCATGGACTTGGACTGATGGCAGCAACAGCTTATTCAGAAACTGGCAAAGTGGACAACCAGATAACGCAAATGTTAACGAGTTCTGTGCGGCTGAGAACGCTCAGCATGAATGGAGTGATTTTGACTGTAATGTCCAGAACACTTTCGTTTGCCATGAAG ATCCAAAAGGGATGGTGGTGAAGATGAAGTTTCAGACCAGCGCTAACATGACAGATCCAGCTATTCAGTCCCAGTTCATCCAGCAG CTGGGTGCACTGCTAAAACGCCGGGGACTGATGGACATTAAGCTGCAATGGAAGATTCGGcccagaaaacaggaaaacgaTCAAGAGGAACTCCCAGGAGCTCAGTGCACTTAA